The Psychrosphaera ytuae genome includes a region encoding these proteins:
- the tkt gene encoding transketolase, producing MASRTDLANAIRALSMDAVQQAKSGHPGAPMGMADIAEVLWRGFLKHNPTNPNWADRDRFILSNGHGSMLIYSLLHLSGYDLPIEEVKNFRQLHSKTPGHPEYGYTPGVETTTGPLGAGVSNAVGMAIAEKTLAAQFNREGHDIVDHYTYCFLGDGCLMEGISHEACSLAGTLKLGKLIAFYDDNGISIDGEVEGWFTDDSAARFKSYGWHVVENVDGHNPEAVAAAVTESQAVTDKPSIIICRTTIGFGSPNKQGTHDCHGAPLGEEEIKAAREFLNWPHAPFEIPADVYELWDHKAAGQADEDAWNEQFVAYKNAYPELAAEFERRVILGELPEDFSEKAFQLALTQQQKAESVATRKASQNTIEAFGPVLPELLGGSADLAGSNLTLWSGSKGLQEDPAGNYIFYGVREFGMSGIMNGISLHGGFINYGATFLMFMEYARNAVRMSALMGIQNIFVYTHDSIGQGEDGPTHQPIEQIANLRMTPKMHTWRPADAVESVIAWKNAIEYQEGPTSLVFSRQGLPALERTEQQVAMIEQGGYILVDSEGEPEVILIATGSEVNLAVKAAAELNAAGTATRVVSMPCTSVFDQQDEAYKQTVLPNSVTKRVAIEAAHVDYWHKYVGFGGKVIGMSTFGESAPGGVLMEHFGFTVENVVNTVNSL from the coding sequence ATGGCGTCAAGAACAGACTTAGCAAATGCCATTCGTGCCTTGAGCATGGATGCGGTTCAACAAGCAAAATCAGGTCACCCTGGAGCCCCAATGGGGATGGCTGACATCGCAGAGGTTTTGTGGCGCGGATTTTTAAAGCACAATCCAACTAACCCGAACTGGGCAGATCGCGACCGCTTTATCCTGTCAAACGGTCACGGTTCAATGTTGATTTACTCACTACTTCATTTATCTGGATACGACTTGCCAATCGAAGAAGTGAAAAACTTCCGTCAACTCCACTCAAAAACTCCAGGTCACCCTGAATACGGTTACACACCTGGTGTTGAGACAACAACAGGCCCGTTAGGCGCAGGTGTATCAAACGCAGTAGGTATGGCCATCGCAGAAAAAACCTTGGCAGCTCAATTTAACCGTGAAGGTCACGACATCGTTGACCACTATACATACTGTTTCTTAGGTGACGGTTGTTTGATGGAAGGTATTTCTCACGAGGCATGTTCGCTTGCTGGTACTTTAAAGTTAGGCAAGTTAATCGCGTTTTATGACGACAATGGCATCAGTATCGACGGTGAAGTAGAAGGCTGGTTTACTGATGATAGCGCTGCACGTTTTAAATCATACGGCTGGCATGTAGTTGAAAATGTTGATGGTCACAACCCAGAAGCGGTTGCTGCAGCAGTAACAGAATCACAAGCGGTAACTGACAAGCCGTCAATCATCATCTGTAGAACCACGATTGGTTTTGGCTCGCCAAACAAACAAGGCACTCACGATTGTCACGGTGCACCATTAGGTGAAGAAGAAATTAAAGCGGCTCGTGAGTTTTTAAATTGGCCACATGCACCATTTGAAATCCCAGCTGACGTATACGAATTGTGGGATCACAAAGCAGCAGGTCAAGCAGACGAAGACGCCTGGAACGAGCAGTTTGTTGCTTACAAAAACGCTTACCCGGAATTAGCGGCAGAGTTTGAACGCCGTGTTATTTTGGGCGAGTTACCAGAAGACTTTTCTGAAAAAGCATTCCAGTTGGCACTGACTCAACAGCAAAAAGCGGAAAGTGTTGCAACGCGTAAAGCATCGCAAAATACCATTGAAGCCTTTGGTCCAGTTTTACCTGAGCTTTTAGGCGGCTCTGCAGACCTTGCAGGTTCTAACTTAACATTGTGGTCTGGCTCTAAGGGTTTACAAGAAGACCCGGCGGGTAACTACATCTTCTACGGTGTACGTGAATTTGGTATGAGCGGCATCATGAACGGTATCTCATTGCACGGTGGTTTCATCAACTATGGTGCGACGTTCTTAATGTTTATGGAATACGCACGTAACGCAGTTCGCATGTCGGCATTGATGGGTATTCAAAACATTTTTGTTTATACCCACGATTCAATTGGTCAAGGTGAAGACGGTCCGACTCACCAACCAATCGAGCAGATTGCTAACTTACGAATGACACCTAAGATGCACACTTGGCGTCCAGCAGATGCAGTTGAATCTGTTATCGCATGGAAAAACGCGATTGAGTACCAAGAAGGCCCGACGTCACTTGTATTCTCTCGTCAAGGTTTACCAGCACTAGAGCGCACTGAACAACAAGTCGCTATGATTGAACAGGGCGGATACATTTTGGTTGATAGCGAAGGCGAGCCAGAAGTTATCTTAATTGCGACGGGTTCTGAGGTTAACTTAGCAGTAAAAGCTGCAGCGGAGTTAAATGCAGCAGGTACTGCGACTCGTGTTGTTTCTATGCCTTGTACGTCAGTATTTGATCAACAAGACGAAGCCTACAAGCAAACGGTATTACCTAACTCAGTAACTAAGCGTGTTGCAATTGAGGCAGCGCACGTAGACTACTGGCACAAGTATGTTGGTTTTGGCGGTAAGGTGATTGGTATGTCTACCTTCGGTGAATCTGCACCAGGTGGCGTATTAATGGAGCACTTTGGCTTTACAGTGGAAAATGTAGTTAACACGGTTAACTCGCTTTAA
- the epd gene encoding erythrose-4-phosphate dehydrogenase: MSKTRPIARPINIAINGFGRIGRNVLRAIYESGRQDEFNVVAINEIADPDGIAHLLKYDTAHGRFASDVALNEQQNLVVDGHTIELLHIEDLHSLPWKLLNIDVVLECTGVFKSRQEGQAHITSGAKKVVFSHPADSDVDNTIIFGINHDSLTAEQDVISNGSCTTNCIVPVIQALDDAFGVDSGTITTIHSSMHDQQVIDAYHKDLRRTRAASQSIIPVDTKLAAGIERILPKFAGRFEAIAVRVPTINVTAMDLSVTVNAEVDIAMVNDAIKKACNNGLSGILGYTEEPLVSVDFNHDPHSAIVDGNQTRVSHKCLIKVLVWCDNEWGFANRMLDTTQALAPFLELTE, translated from the coding sequence ATGTCGAAAACTCGTCCAATTGCTCGACCAATTAACATCGCGATTAACGGTTTTGGCCGTATTGGTCGCAATGTGTTGCGTGCAATTTATGAATCGGGTCGCCAAGACGAATTTAACGTCGTTGCGATTAACGAAATTGCCGATCCCGATGGGATAGCACACCTTTTAAAATACGACACGGCGCACGGACGATTTGCCAGTGATGTCGCACTGAATGAGCAACAAAACTTAGTCGTCGATGGCCACACTATTGAGCTGTTACACATCGAAGACTTGCACTCTTTACCTTGGAAATTGCTCAACATTGATGTTGTCTTAGAGTGCACAGGTGTCTTCAAAAGCCGTCAAGAAGGGCAGGCTCATATCACTTCAGGCGCCAAAAAAGTGGTGTTTTCGCATCCGGCCGATTCCGACGTCGATAACACGATCATATTTGGCATTAACCACGATAGCCTTACAGCGGAACAAGACGTCATCTCAAACGGCTCGTGTACAACCAATTGTATCGTGCCTGTGATTCAAGCTTTAGACGATGCATTTGGAGTAGACAGTGGAACGATCACAACGATTCATTCGTCGATGCATGATCAACAGGTGATTGATGCGTATCACAAAGACTTGCGTCGAACTCGTGCTGCGAGTCAAAGTATTATTCCGGTTGATACCAAGCTTGCCGCTGGTATTGAACGTATTTTGCCAAAATTTGCGGGCCGCTTTGAAGCTATTGCAGTGAGAGTGCCGACGATCAATGTTACGGCGATGGATTTGAGCGTCACGGTCAATGCCGAAGTCGACATTGCGATGGTAAATGATGCCATTAAAAAAGCCTGCAATAATGGGCTTTCAGGTATTTTAGGTTATACCGAAGAACCTCTGGTTTCGGTCGATTTTAACCATGACCCACATTCCGCTATCGTCGATGGTAATCAAACCCGGGTCAGCCACAAATGTTTAATTAAGGTGTTGGTTTGGTGTGATAACGAGTGGGGTTTTGCCAACCGCATGTTAGATACGACACAAGCTCTAGCACCATTTTTAGAGTTAACAGAATAA
- a CDS encoding phosphoglycerate kinase, producing the protein MSVIKMMDLDLTGKTVLIRQDLNVPVQDGKVTSAVRIDASIPTIKAALDKGAKVLVMSHLGRPTEGEYEEKYSLQPVVDNLNEKLDVPVRLAKDYLSGVDVAEGEVVVLENVRFNVGEKKNTDELAKQYAALCDVFVMDAFGTAHRAQGSTHGVAKYAPVAAAGPLLAAELEALGKALDNPARPLVAIVGGSKVSTKLTVLQSLSSVCDQLIVGGGISNTFVAARGYNVGKSLYEADLIPEAKRLMEELDIPQVTDVRVATEFSETAEATVKPVSEVQDHEQILDLGPDSAQALADVLKNAKTILWNGPCGVFEFDNFSKGTEVVAKAIAESDAFSVAGGGDTLAAIDKYGLADQISYISTGGGAFLEFVEGKVLPAVAILEERAKA; encoded by the coding sequence ATGTCAGTGATCAAGATGATGGATCTGGACTTAACAGGTAAAACCGTTTTAATTCGTCAAGATTTAAACGTACCAGTCCAGGACGGCAAAGTAACTTCTGCTGTGCGTATTGACGCTTCAATTCCGACAATTAAAGCTGCGTTAGACAAAGGCGCAAAAGTGTTGGTTATGTCGCACCTAGGTCGCCCAACCGAAGGTGAGTATGAAGAGAAATACTCTTTGCAGCCAGTTGTCGATAACCTTAACGAAAAACTAGATGTGCCTGTGCGTTTAGCAAAAGACTATTTATCAGGTGTCGATGTTGCCGAAGGTGAAGTGGTTGTTTTAGAAAACGTGCGTTTTAATGTTGGTGAGAAGAAAAACACCGACGAATTAGCAAAGCAGTACGCTGCATTATGTGATGTGTTTGTGATGGACGCCTTTGGTACGGCTCACCGAGCTCAAGGCTCAACTCACGGTGTTGCTAAGTATGCTCCTGTTGCAGCGGCTGGTCCTCTATTAGCTGCTGAGTTAGAAGCACTTGGAAAAGCCCTTGATAACCCAGCTCGTCCTCTTGTTGCTATCGTTGGTGGCTCAAAAGTATCGACAAAGTTAACGGTACTTCAATCTCTATCAAGCGTATGTGACCAGTTAATCGTTGGTGGCGGTATCTCAAATACGTTTGTTGCTGCACGTGGTTACAACGTGGGTAAATCACTTTACGAAGCCGACCTAATTCCAGAAGCCAAACGCTTAATGGAAGAGTTAGATATTCCTCAAGTAACCGACGTTCGCGTAGCGACAGAGTTTTCAGAGACGGCTGAAGCAACAGTTAAGCCTGTTTCTGAAGTACAAGACCACGAACAAATTCTTGATCTGGGTCCAGACTCTGCACAAGCTTTGGCTGATGTACTTAAAAACGCAAAAACGATTCTTTGGAACGGCCCTTGTGGTGTATTTGAATTTGATAACTTTAGCAAAGGTACTGAGGTTGTTGCTAAGGCTATTGCCGAAAGTGATGCTTTCAGTGTTGCTGGTGGCGGTGACACCCTTGCTGCGATCGATAAATATGGTTTGGCAGATCAAATCTCTTATATCTCTACAGGTGGCGGTGCCTTCCTTGAGTTTGTTGAAGGTAAAGTATTACCAGCGGTTGCGATTTTAGAAGAGCGCGCAAAAGCATAA
- a CDS encoding tRNA (adenine(22)-N(1))-methyltransferase TrmK: MRLGHRLQQLVNMIEHDYSIIWDTCCDHGLLGAELLNQNKQGKRPNLHTVYFVDIQADIMASTQQKLETFYPNVSSDSLHVANWQTLCSSVEDIPLVTTSSRQLIVIAGVGGDLMSHFVNILNNKFALTNVELLLCPVRHTHELRETLKQCNFGVISEKLIVENQRFYECLHVAKTSSELSTSPITIVGEQLWQSSYTELQRGETTRQDKVRYCQQMIKHFKAASANPNQSSLAQSLLTTYQGVLTELHTQSQT, from the coding sequence ATGCGACTTGGACACAGGCTCCAACAATTAGTCAATATGATTGAACATGACTACTCGATTATTTGGGACACGTGCTGTGATCACGGGTTATTAGGCGCCGAACTACTCAACCAAAACAAACAAGGTAAGCGGCCAAATTTACACACCGTTTATTTTGTCGATATCCAGGCCGATATCATGGCCAGTACTCAACAGAAGCTCGAGACCTTTTATCCAAACGTTTCGTCGGACTCTTTACATGTCGCGAACTGGCAAACTTTGTGTTCCTCAGTTGAAGACATTCCACTAGTAACGACTTCGTCACGACAACTCATTGTTATTGCCGGTGTCGGTGGTGACTTGATGAGTCATTTTGTGAACATACTAAACAACAAATTTGCTCTGACAAACGTTGAGCTTTTGTTATGTCCAGTACGCCATACTCATGAATTGAGAGAGACGCTTAAACAATGCAATTTTGGTGTGATTTCGGAAAAACTTATCGTTGAAAACCAGCGTTTTTATGAGTGTCTGCACGTCGCAAAAACATCGTCCGAACTGAGCACGTCGCCAATAACTATTGTTGGCGAGCAGTTATGGCAATCGTCGTACACAGAGCTTCAAAGAGGCGAAACAACACGACAAGACAAGGTTCGTTATTGCCAACAAATGATAAAACACTTTAAGGCGGCCTCAGCAAACCCTAATCAATCCTCATTAGCGCAATCACTTTTGACAACTTACCAAGGTGTTTTAACTGAGTTACATACCCAATCTCAGACATAA
- the pxpA gene encoding 5-oxoprolinase subunit PxpA, producing the protein MKPVLDNKSNTQTQITLNCDLGETDLITENSIEHQVMPLIDMANIACTGHAGNEQTMKATIELAKLNNVIVGAHPSYPDRANFGRVSLFSESNNLTYEALQTTLFEQITALLNISTELNYPISYVKPHGALYNDMAESTELAEVVFSVVASINKKFKQQLKLMVIATAPGNSSVNFEELAQQYHVKLLSEAFIDRRYQYNGLLTPRKLPTGEINPNAVLDEEEALFQALSLIEGKVTCENGQVISLSASSLCVHGDNEAALTTTRLLKSILELPITFSRPSDRSLKIVAKDTTYTKLLSPLSTMLNQYFSTQLVAVTPAFNSLFLEAKAGELDSILLINSTLRIFKNLLTEQHNSKSHHCELPICYEIMSSESHKKYNDLGEIAHQTGLSEEAVVNAHLETKFRVEAIGFAPGFAYMSGLPNQLDVPRKTTPRQSVPEGAVAIAGDMSCVYPQSSPGGWNIIGLCPTPVFNINNTDSPLLYQVGDTVSFRAISKSEYLTTVQQNQSNKNQLKTLPTALPEEQHNKPDLNNIDTAAKLIVTKIGSTATIQDSGRTGVSHLGLSVGGAADNDAYQWANRLLDNDINASVIEFVFGNFELTCVEATYICLTGASATISVNGQSQPMWKTIRLEKGDVVKVGFAQHGLRIYLAIQGGVKAERWWGSSATVIKDQIGTQVIKGSIISSAENSFAILSNTSDKNSQAGALVHNRMLSPSVIPKYSSEIEVHLILSEQFALFSPQQLNALVTIEFSVSAQSDRMGVRLQSNQSQLKHQHHIQSEGLGLGAVQITPEGEPIVMLADRQSIGGYPKVGYLTQADCNKIAQAQPNTRVRFKLVTHQQAKRYEAQLTILNRN; encoded by the coding sequence GTGAAACCTGTTTTGGACAATAAAAGTAATACACAAACACAAATCACCCTCAACTGTGACTTAGGTGAAACCGATCTCATTACTGAAAACAGTATCGAGCACCAAGTTATGCCCCTGATAGACATGGCCAATATTGCCTGTACTGGTCATGCGGGTAACGAACAAACCATGAAAGCGACGATTGAGTTAGCCAAACTAAACAATGTGATAGTTGGCGCACACCCTAGCTATCCTGACCGAGCGAACTTTGGTCGAGTATCGCTTTTTTCAGAAAGCAACAATCTGACTTACGAAGCGTTACAAACCACCTTATTTGAGCAAATAACCGCGCTCCTGAATATTAGTACCGAACTTAACTATCCAATTAGCTACGTAAAACCCCACGGTGCCCTATACAATGATATGGCAGAATCGACCGAGCTCGCTGAAGTGGTCTTTTCAGTTGTCGCCTCGATAAACAAAAAGTTTAAACAACAGCTAAAGCTAATGGTGATCGCAACTGCTCCTGGCAATAGCTCTGTCAACTTTGAAGAACTCGCTCAGCAATACCATGTAAAATTACTTTCTGAGGCATTTATCGATCGAAGGTATCAATATAATGGATTATTAACACCACGAAAATTACCCACTGGAGAAATTAATCCAAATGCGGTTTTAGACGAAGAAGAAGCCTTATTTCAAGCCCTATCATTGATTGAAGGAAAGGTTACTTGTGAAAATGGCCAAGTGATTTCTCTGTCAGCTTCAAGTTTGTGCGTTCACGGTGACAACGAAGCGGCCTTAACTACTACTCGGTTACTAAAATCAATTCTTGAATTACCCATTACATTCAGTCGACCCAGTGACCGTAGCTTAAAGATCGTAGCCAAAGACACCACGTATACAAAGCTGTTAAGCCCATTATCAACAATGCTCAACCAGTACTTTTCGACCCAGCTTGTCGCTGTGACTCCTGCGTTTAATTCGCTGTTTTTAGAAGCAAAAGCAGGTGAATTGGACAGCATTTTGTTAATTAATTCGACGCTTCGTATATTTAAAAATCTGCTGACCGAACAGCATAACTCAAAAAGTCACCACTGCGAGTTACCGATTTGTTATGAAATAATGAGTTCAGAGAGTCATAAAAAGTATAACGACCTAGGTGAAATAGCCCACCAAACAGGTTTGTCTGAAGAAGCAGTCGTCAATGCACACTTGGAAACTAAATTCCGCGTAGAAGCAATCGGCTTTGCACCGGGTTTTGCCTATATGTCTGGCCTTCCAAATCAACTGGACGTCCCACGCAAAACCACTCCCCGACAGTCAGTTCCCGAGGGCGCAGTTGCGATTGCCGGTGACATGAGTTGTGTTTACCCGCAATCATCACCAGGAGGCTGGAATATAATTGGCCTGTGCCCAACGCCAGTTTTTAATATCAATAACACCGATTCTCCCCTTTTATATCAAGTGGGTGACACAGTTAGCTTTAGAGCCATTTCGAAAAGTGAATATTTAACGACAGTCCAACAAAACCAAAGTAATAAAAATCAGTTAAAAACACTTCCAACTGCACTGCCAGAAGAACAGCACAATAAACCTGATTTAAACAATATCGATACCGCAGCAAAGCTAATCGTAACCAAAATTGGCAGTACAGCTACTATTCAAGATAGCGGTCGCACCGGCGTAAGTCACTTGGGGTTGAGTGTCGGAGGCGCCGCTGACAACGATGCTTACCAATGGGCAAATCGATTGTTAGACAACGACATCAATGCCTCAGTGATTGAGTTTGTATTTGGCAACTTCGAGCTAACCTGCGTTGAAGCTACTTACATTTGCCTAACCGGAGCTTCTGCGACAATCTCTGTCAACGGCCAGTCCCAGCCAATGTGGAAGACCATCAGGTTAGAAAAAGGTGACGTTGTCAAAGTTGGGTTTGCCCAACACGGTCTCCGCATTTATTTGGCAATACAAGGCGGAGTAAAGGCTGAGCGCTGGTGGGGAAGCTCAGCAACCGTAATAAAAGATCAGATTGGTACTCAAGTAATCAAGGGCTCGATTATTTCTAGTGCTGAAAATTCCTTCGCGATCCTTTCCAACACATCGGACAAAAATTCACAAGCTGGAGCATTGGTTCACAATAGGATGCTAAGCCCAAGCGTCATCCCAAAATATAGCTCCGAAATTGAAGTGCACCTTATATTGAGTGAACAGTTCGCCTTGTTTTCACCGCAACAACTAAATGCTTTGGTTACGATAGAATTCAGTGTATCAGCCCAATCAGATCGAATGGGTGTTCGACTTCAATCTAATCAGAGCCAGCTCAAACATCAACATCACATTCAGTCCGAAGGGCTAGGATTAGGTGCCGTGCAAATTACGCCTGAAGGAGAGCCAATCGTAATGCTAGCGGACCGACAAAGTATCGGTGGGTACCCCAAAGTGGGCTACCTAACCCAGGCTGATTGTAATAAAATCGCCCAGGCTCAGCCGAACACTCGTGTTCGGTTTAAGTTGGTCACTCATCAACAAGCCAAGCGTTACGAAGCGCAACTTACCATTTTAAATCGCAACTGA
- a CDS encoding alpha/beta fold hydrolase: MTQPKLLLLPGTQCNELLWQDLIPEISTRFTSKHWPIPNQDFGTVLAQLHQDLITMIQAQSGRVIVMGFSLGGYIVARYLAEYGKSLDEWLLQNPLLTRPAFVICSHTPTALPEKELEQRKRILTVLEKNDYAGVTAERVCQLLGQEQHNNAHIISTVQIMDRALGKTNLMHQMSFTGARIDTLSSINQMSRLFEIEFVCTHKDPLVNYEWLHQLGEGVHLSLLGEAGHMLPLEHPRLLGKWLKDQFA; the protein is encoded by the coding sequence ATGACACAGCCTAAGCTTCTACTTTTACCCGGAACTCAGTGTAATGAGTTACTTTGGCAAGATCTCATTCCCGAAATTAGCACTCGCTTTACCTCAAAGCATTGGCCCATCCCCAATCAAGACTTTGGAACTGTGCTCGCTCAGCTTCATCAAGATTTAATAACTATGATTCAAGCTCAGTCGGGTAGAGTTATCGTTATGGGATTTTCTTTAGGTGGCTATATTGTTGCTCGATACCTTGCTGAATACGGTAAAAGCCTGGATGAATGGTTGCTTCAAAATCCCTTATTGACGCGTCCTGCTTTTGTTATTTGCTCTCATACACCGACTGCATTGCCAGAAAAAGAGCTTGAACAAAGAAAGCGGATTTTAACCGTACTCGAAAAGAACGATTATGCAGGTGTTACAGCTGAACGGGTGTGTCAGTTACTAGGGCAAGAGCAGCATAACAATGCCCATATAATTTCAACAGTTCAAATTATGGATAGAGCTCTTGGCAAAACCAACTTGATGCACCAAATGTCATTTACGGGCGCTAGAATCGATACGCTAAGCTCTATTAATCAAATGTCACGCCTTTTTGAAATTGAGTTTGTATGTACACACAAAGATCCTCTCGTTAATTACGAATGGTTACATCAGTTAGGAGAGGGAGTTCATTTATCACTTTTAGGTGAGGCAGGGCACATGTTACCGCTTGAGCACCCAAGATTACTGGGCAAGTGGCTAAAAGATCAATTTGCTTAG
- the fba gene encoding class II fructose-bisphosphate aldolase (catalyzes the reversible aldol condensation of dihydroxyacetonephosphate and glyceraldehyde 3-phosphate in the Calvin cycle, glycolysis, and/or gluconeogenesis), giving the protein MALISMRQLLDHAAEYGYGVPAFNVNNLEQMRAIMAAADKTNSPVIVQASAGARKYAGAPFLRHLILAAIEEFPHIPVCMHQDHGTSPAVCQRSIQLGFSSVMMDGSLMEDGKTPSDYEYNVDVTRRTVEMAHACGVSVEGELGCLGSLETGEAGEEDGIGAVGKLTKEQMLTDPDEAADFVAKTNVDALAIACGTSHGAYKFTRPPTGDILSIDRIKAIHKKIPNTHLVMHGSSSVPQEWLAVINEFGGAIPETYGVPVEQIVEGIKHGVRKVNIDTDLRLASTGAVRKFMAENPAEFDPRKYLSKTVEAMTDIVVNRYEAFGTAGNADKIKVISLEDMVKKY; this is encoded by the coding sequence GTGGCTTTAATTTCAATGCGCCAATTATTAGATCATGCAGCTGAGTATGGTTACGGAGTTCCGGCATTTAACGTTAATAACCTAGAGCAAATGCGTGCCATTATGGCCGCGGCGGACAAAACTAACAGCCCTGTTATTGTTCAAGCCTCTGCTGGTGCGCGTAAATATGCGGGTGCACCGTTCTTACGTCATTTGATCCTTGCTGCGATTGAAGAGTTTCCACATATTCCTGTTTGTATGCACCAAGACCACGGTACTTCTCCAGCGGTATGTCAGCGCTCAATTCAATTGGGCTTTTCATCAGTTATGATGGATGGTTCATTGATGGAAGACGGTAAAACACCTTCTGATTACGAATACAATGTAGACGTAACTCGTCGCACGGTCGAAATGGCACATGCCTGTGGTGTATCTGTTGAGGGTGAGTTAGGTTGTTTGGGTTCATTAGAAACGGGTGAAGCCGGCGAAGAAGACGGCATTGGCGCAGTAGGTAAGTTAACTAAAGAGCAGATGTTGACTGACCCTGATGAGGCAGCAGATTTTGTTGCAAAAACTAACGTAGACGCATTAGCGATTGCCTGTGGTACATCACACGGTGCGTATAAGTTTACGCGTCCACCAACAGGTGACATCTTATCGATTGATCGAATTAAAGCTATTCACAAAAAAATTCCTAACACCCACTTGGTAATGCACGGTTCTTCATCGGTTCCACAAGAATGGTTGGCTGTTATTAATGAGTTTGGTGGTGCAATTCCTGAAACTTATGGTGTGCCAGTTGAACAAATCGTTGAAGGCATCAAACACGGTGTTCGCAAAGTAAATATCGATACGGATTTACGTTTAGCATCAACAGGCGCTGTACGTAAATTTATGGCCGAGAATCCAGCTGAATTCGATCCGCGTAAGTATCTCTCTAAAACGGTAGAAGCTATGACAGACATCGTTGTAAACCGCTACGAAGCGTTTGGTACTGCCGGAAACGCTGACAAAATCAAAGTTATCTCACTTGAAGATATGGTTAAAAAGTACTAA
- a CDS encoding Kelch repeat-containing protein has translation MKTIEHTKRLITLITLAMSVVLTGCVTQPDYQQANLKIARFGAAVVNDGRYVYTIGGFNTEHRAGATIEIYDPLSNRTEVLEDIVISRFYHSAVFDGEESIYIIGGIGPNKKYQSMQRRPQVEVFNTRTREVRQIKPLGWATRINTVQFKDGMIYVLGGSFMTSEGETFSDRVFKYDVKADRWFQLNQMPIAKVTKSAIYGDWLYTVGGYNGDSSLSSFERFNLIENRWETLADLPKGISAHALTVNGDKLYAFGNYNSLSDCFSYDLNAQIWQKEQCGLKPVRHAGVTTLNGVSYIMGGTETGRPPHKDYIQRFKP, from the coding sequence GTGAAAACAATAGAACATACCAAACGCTTAATTACGCTCATCACCCTTGCTATGTCAGTAGTTTTGACTGGGTGTGTCACTCAACCAGATTACCAACAAGCAAATTTAAAAATCGCACGCTTTGGCGCTGCTGTAGTCAATGATGGTCGATACGTTTATACCATAGGTGGCTTCAATACCGAACATAGGGCCGGTGCGACAATTGAAATTTACGATCCTTTGAGTAATCGTACTGAAGTATTAGAAGATATCGTCATTTCACGTTTTTATCACTCTGCTGTGTTTGATGGTGAAGAATCGATTTACATCATAGGTGGAATTGGTCCGAATAAAAAATACCAAAGCATGCAACGCAGACCTCAGGTTGAAGTCTTTAATACTCGAACAAGAGAAGTCCGTCAGATAAAACCTCTAGGTTGGGCGACACGCATTAATACGGTGCAGTTTAAAGACGGCATGATTTATGTTTTAGGTGGTAGTTTCATGACAAGCGAAGGCGAGACTTTTAGCGATCGAGTTTTTAAATATGATGTAAAGGCGGACCGATGGTTTCAATTAAATCAAATGCCTATAGCCAAAGTGACCAAGTCGGCAATCTATGGTGATTGGCTGTATACGGTAGGGGGTTACAACGGCGACTCATCATTATCTTCATTTGAGCGTTTTAACCTCATCGAAAACCGCTGGGAAACACTAGCCGATTTACCAAAGGGCATTAGTGCACACGCTTTGACCGTTAATGGTGATAAGCTTTATGCCTTTGGTAACTACAATTCTTTGTCAGATTGTTTTTCGTATGACTTAAATGCGCAAATCTGGCAGAAGGAGCAGTGCGGATTAAAACCAGTAAGACATGCTGGGGTCACGACACTTAATGGCGTCAGTTACATTATGGGTGGAACAGAGACAGGAAGACCACCACACAAGGACTATATTCAGAGGTTTAAGCCTTAG